DNA from Kitasatospora herbaricolor:
GCGTCGGCCACATGGCGCCCGTCGAGCGCCCGGCCGAGGTCGCCGCCGAGATCCGCCGCCTTGCCGTCGCCCACCTGGGCGCCCCCGCCGAGAGGAGCACCGCCGCATGAGCACCGTCCCACCGCTGTCCGCCCAGGTCGTCGTCGTCACCGGAGCCGCCCGCGGGGTCGGCGCGACCCTGGCCCGCAAGCTCGCCGCACGGGGGGCCAAGGTCGCCCTGGTCGGCCTGGAGCCCGCCGAGCTGAAGGAGGCCGCCGCGCTCTGCGGGCCGGACGCCTCCTCCTGGGAGGCCGACGTCACCGACGTCGAGGCGCTGACCACGACCGCCCGGGCGATCCAGGAGCGCTACGGCCGGATCGACGCGGTGGTGGCCAACGCCGGCATCGCGATCGGCGGCCCGCTGCTGGACAGCGACCACCGGGCGTTCAGCCGGGTGATCGAGGTGAACCTGCTGGGCAGCGTCGCCACCGCCCGGGCCTTCCTGCCCGCGCTCGCCGAGAGCGGCGGCTACCTGCTGCAGATCGCCTCGCTGGCGGCGATGACCCCGGCGCCGCTGATGAGCGCCTACTGCGCCAGCAAGTCGGGGGTGGAGGCCTTCGCCCACGCGCTCCGCGCCGAGGTCGCCCATCAGGGCGTCAAGGTCGGTGTCGGGTACCTGAGTTGGACCGACACCGACATGGTGCGCGGAGCCGACCAGGATGTCGTGCTGCGGCAGATGCGCTCCCGGCTGCCCTGGCCGGCCAACAAGACCTACCCGCTCGACCCGGCGGTCGACCGCCTGGTGGCCGGCATCGCCCGCCGCGCGGCGCACGTCTACGCCCAGGCCTGGCTGCGCGCCATGCAGCCGGTCCGCTCGTTGCTGCCGGGGCTGATCGCGACCGTCGGGGCCCGTGACATCGCCAAGCTCGCCCCGCAGTTGAGGGCGACGGCCAGCACCCGGATGCGCCCGGTCGGGGCCGGCGGGGAGGCCGACTCGGCCGCCCGTTCGGCCGGGTCGGCGGGCGGCACGGAGTAGGGGGAAGGCAGCGGTCCCGGGCGGGCGGTGGAGAGCGCCCGTCCGGGGCCGTGGTCCGTCCGGCCGTGGCCCGTCCGGCGGAGCGTGCGGGCGGGAGCTTCGGCGGCCAGGGCGTGCGGGGCGTCCGGGTGACGAACCGTCCGGCCCGGCCCCGTACGGCCGTTCGCCGCGGCGCCCACCGGGGCCCACCGGCGCCGCCCCGGGCCCACGAGCTGGGAAGCGGCCCGGATGTCGGTGTCTTCGGGCGGCGGAATCGGTACCGTCGGGACCATGACCACTGCCCTCATCACTGGCGCCACCGCCGGCATCGGCGCCGCGTTCGCCGTCAAGCTGGCCCGCGCCGGCCACAACGTCGTCCTGGTCGCCCGGGACACCGACCGGCTGGCCGAGTACGCCGAGAAGCTGTCCGCCGAGTACGGCGTCGAGACCGAGGCGCTGACCGCGGACCTGGCCACCGACACCGGCATCGCCG
Protein-coding regions in this window:
- a CDS encoding SDR family oxidoreductase, encoding MSTVPPLSAQVVVVTGAARGVGATLARKLAARGAKVALVGLEPAELKEAAALCGPDASSWEADVTDVEALTTTARAIQERYGRIDAVVANAGIAIGGPLLDSDHRAFSRVIEVNLLGSVATARAFLPALAESGGYLLQIASLAAMTPAPLMSAYCASKSGVEAFAHALRAEVAHQGVKVGVGYLSWTDTDMVRGADQDVVLRQMRSRLPWPANKTYPLDPAVDRLVAGIARRAAHVYAQAWLRAMQPVRSLLPGLIATVGARDIAKLAPQLRATASTRMRPVGAGGEADSAARSAGSAGGTE